GCGCTTCATTTTAGtcagcattttaaaaaatataaaatgcttgactattattatttttttttaaaatagatgtAGTTCATTTGAAATTGCATTCAACACATCAATTACTTGTTTAGCTAGGACCACCTCAAGTGTCAAAAAAatcagattatgctcttttggtattaaaaaacacttcataaacttcaataaacatatatttaatcTCAAAACAATCTTAATtggtcaaaaaattaaaaattaatttgaaatgaaaaaccaTTCGCGatccattatttatttattctaacgATATTAATGGTCAAAATACATAAATAGAACTTCTCTCAACCAAAGAAATTAATTGATACTAGGGtcagtgttttttatttctctcaaccactttttctcttttctcataTGCCACGGCACACATGATAACATcttttaggttttctttttttatatttgggttgtattaaattatgaaataattttaagatttaataagcaagatcaaattttattcttttgcgTCCCCAAACAAAACCACGGGAAGGAAATCTCACAGTGCATGGTAAAAGtgttttcttccatttttcaATTGTTACCCAAAGGACTAATAGTAATCGTGAATTCCTAAATGGGGCAATCAAAGTTTTTGAATAGGATTGCCCAAACAtaggaataaataaaatattgacgttgattgagtttggattcaaatttaataattttattattcaaattcaGAAATAAGACagtgtaaatattataaattcatcctcaatttgtttttctagcACTAGTGAAAAGGTCATTATTCCTCGAAACTGGTCCCAATGTCCATGCACCCTCAATTAATGGGATGCTGCCGGAGGCACAACCAAAGAGGGTGGCTGCCTTGCTGCCGGTATCGGTATTTGGCTATACACCATGTCTACATGGGAAATTAAGAACTTTATAATACAGTGATGCTGATGTGATAGGTACACTACAAACTTCTTGTTGTGATTAGGGGACCACTGATTTGAGTATTTATAACGTTTGTTCTTAACCAAACTGCCTATTTTTTCATTATGGTGTAAATTTTAGTGCTGTTTTTATTTTGCTCAGAGAATACAAAAGAGTGTGATGCATCTTGGAGGTTTTGATCAGGCTGCAACGGGGGAGATCTCTAGCTAGTTTTGTTGTCCccccccacttttttttttttttgttcacttTGCATTTATAGTAATTGCATCAATCATTTGAATCATGGGGTCAAATCCATGTGAATGTTTGAAAGTTTTtggtgtatttaaaaaaaaacatttaattttaaaaaaattaaattgatttattttttagtatttttaaatgtttttttatgcattttaacattaaatacacttttaaaaaatattacatattaaaatcaACTGAATATCGTATCTAGCCGtagaaagaacaagaagaagatagaaATTAAGTTTCTTTCAATATTTCTGTGTGTATAGAGTTACTAGTAATACTCTACTAGATTCTCATACCTAAATATTCCAGGTCCTAGCTAAGGAATTGATCAACCCTTGCCatctttttaatctttaattatttccCCACTTTTAAAATTCCAAGATCAAAAGGTTAAGAAACGAAGAAGATGTGCATCAAACCATGGTAAATTCAACATCGAGTAGTCACCTGACTACTCAGCCAGAACACTCCTCCACACAGTTGCAcgcaaaagaaaatatagacAGCAGCCAAAACCCTATGACGTGGGCCCTGAAGATACCTGCAAAAGTGCGACCACAATAATATCGAGAGGGAGGTTGGATTTGCAGTGAGAGCTTTGATTCTTGCggcaaaaacaaagagagaccCACACACCACCAGCACCAATCTATCACCCCACACAGTGATGTTGATTCTAATTACAGCAGCACTGAGTTCCTTTTTATCTTTGCTGCCTCTCTTGTGACTGCCATTATCACATCTGAGAAACAGATGCCAGAGAGTACTGGTGTTCTTACGAGGGCTCGTAAACGATGGCACCACACAATACGACCCACCATGCATCTTCTACTgacaatttcataaataaaatgtcTTCCCACCCTTCTCGTCTTTTCTCTTGCTCCATAACTTTTGTTCattatttacatatttttattactttcatGAAAGTCCTTTGTCCATGGAAATGTAATGTGATTCCATGATTTGACCTACCATGTAACTATTCTTGTTGCGGTTTCAGTTGTCTTCTTCTCTTTAATTTCTGGCCAGAGGTGAAAATCGACAGTGTATATATAGACTGGCGCggtaacattttcttttttgaaaattactGGAGTGGTTTTGAGATATTGACCATTGAACAAACTGTTTTCTTTAATATACAGTATATAATAGCTATGGAGGCTTTTACTGATCTAGGCAATGGCGCTCTAACAACGTCCACAAACCCAATATAAACTTCAATGTGCTACAATCCTACTAGTTAGTTCACATTATGTCCATGAAAGTAACATAACTTATTTATTGTATATATGGTCTTATATCTGAGACAAGCTAGCTAGCTCTAGCTAGGTTGTTGGCACTAACACCATACATCCTTTCTCTTTCAAGGTATAGAGCTAGCTTTTATTacatgagattgaaaaaaataatgtgtaaTTTCATGAAAAGTCAGGTTAAAGGAgtgcataataaaaaataacaacatttatTATAAGTCAAAGTATTTAATCACTAATTATgaagaaacattaaaaatatttcattttaattcatcaAAGTCTTCTATCAAAGACTATTATAACcctttaaatgaaaaaactataaaaaacaaatcataataatattattatataaaaattaaatagaatagaAATAGATTCCTACAATTATCACTAATTTTATAAGAAGTCGTTTATAGAACTAAATGAAGCTAAAAGATCTTACAAAATCTTAACAATTacagaaatattaaaataaaaaaaatatctaagacAAAAATCACATAACACATCTTGCATCAGATTGTTACTGTAGTCTTTGTAAAACTCATTTTAGTCAAATTCCTCCAAATAAATAGGTTGTTACCAGGATTGTGGGAACAAATATAAGGTTAATTTGGTCTGCCCTGAGACAAGTCTCTGGACATGTCTCTCTTCTCGTCACGATGCTTGTTTGTGCCTTCCCTTAATAGTTGATCATGTCATTATGTTGTGTCTGTTATTAAACTCTTCAGCTGATCAAATAGAGACATGTCCTCATACATTATGGAGTAGGATTGCATCCGTTCATCGAATAGCTCAACCTACTTTAACACTAATTAACGCAGGataagtgaaaaataataatgtttataaaaattaaaatcttcaaatatcaaaaacaccgtaactataaattaaaaacataaaaaatatataattaatcggtttttattcattaaagtcTTCTATCAAAAGATTATTATAaccctttaaataaaaaaaaaactagaaaacaataaCGATATTGaaggagaaaacaaaacaaaacaaaacaaaaatcctacaattattataatttttctaataaatcacTTGTCTAGttaaataaacctaaaaaagtcttcaaaaatcttaacaattatagaaatattataataaaaaatatttaaggaaaaaatcaCATAATAACATCCAGTGTCATAAGTGATTTTCTTGCCCTTTTTTTCAACTTGAAGTGCTTTCCAAAATACAGTTTGGCCAAAATAACTAGAGGAAAAAGATAATGCAAATGAGGATCATTATTTATTGTGGGCCACTGTTTAAACAATCTTGAAAATGATGGTTGCTCAAAATAGCGTCTATATAATTTCCCAAATATCACAGGACAAGTTAAATATTAACtactttcctaaaaaaaaaaaaattaacagccCTATGATTAATTACTTGAAATTCTTCAAACTTAAATAAGTTTCTTCAAGAACTAATTGGTTGAGTTCAAGATTATTTTCTAATTGCTAACTATTAGGAAAAAAGGAATTATCACGTTAcagtaatttcttttatttggaCTTCGACGGCCTTAAAgacatgttttatttaattatttgaacaTAATGGTTATTACTTTACaccatttttcaattcaatacaTAGAGGTGAATCTGAGCCCTGATTTTCTTGGTCAACCTCCAGGAAAGGAAGAACAACAAAGTATTTGGTTAACTaccgaaataaaacaaaaatcatagtATAGTCTTAAGAACAAATTAAGCATCTGGCAAACAGGAAATGAAGATGGGAATTCATCCCTGAGCCCCAAGCAGAGAAGTTCTTTAGATTCAAGGGAACAAAACCAAAAGAGAATTCAAAGAACATGTTAGATATAATTAGCAGCTCGGAATTCTAAAGTTGTACAGCACTGGATCGTTAActgggttgatttttttaatttattttttgtcgtTGTATAGACTATACTCGATATCTCCAAATTGTGTGAATATGTTTGGACTATATGCTAAGTTATGTAGGACTAATTAATTAGCTGTACCAAAGCCAAGGCTTGCTGGTCGATCCATTCTATAAATTAAAACTTTCTTCTGGTTGACGATCTTGTTTTGGTTCCCATGTAagaaatatttctttaaatgatGATTGTATTTGAACTTTATTATGCGTGATAGCTTGCAAGAACGCAATGGAAATAGTGAGTTGATGAGGAGGAAAAAACAACGGGTCTGGAATTGGGTGGCGGAGAGTTTTCATACACACAAATACAAGTTGCCATGGCGGAAAGTATATATTACTAGGAAACGAGagataattgattgattatAGGAGATGGAGAGGTAACAAAGCTGGCCCTTGCATGAGATGGGACCAAATCAAAGACAAGAGCTGCATGATGCCATTCTAAGCACTCTCTCTCACAtttcctctccttttctctttttttggtggcttctctctttctccatcACCTCCATTGATTAAAATCTTAAATCCTTCATGGTTCTGAGGAAGATCACCGATACAAAGTCGACTTTTCTCGTGTTGCTCACTTGACCTGTTCCCCCCTCCCATAGTTTTCTCTCTTGTCATTGggagaaataaaaatcatggaTGCTCCTTTTCAGATGGcacttgctttctttcttttcattttattttacatgccCCGTGACAGTAGTACTGGGGAATAAGagttttgttgatttgttccAAGGAGAGCAAAAACATACAAGTATCTATCAGGTGTAACGTgtcacacatatatatatgtctatggactaaatagaaaaaaaaaaaaaaaaaaaagacgagtCAAATACATAGTCTAACAAAAATAGCTCTAACTTTAAATATAATTGTTAGCTCAAATTTGGTTAATCGGTTCTACATGTTCAGTTTTATAAATAAGAGATCAATTTGAGGTAATTAGTCAAGGTTTGCAAGGCGTTTAAATTAGGTCTAGagattctattttaattatttttctaattaattttgattgtaattacttttttaatttaattttggattttttattagattaattctCACCTCTATATGAACAGTTTGCATgtgtttttcatcaaattattaaattttaggcTCTTcagaaaaaatatcataattttttttttatttattttcccggttattaattttgttatcatcatcaatattatataacccataaaatttaaaataaaatttaaatgtaagAAAGTTTTTACAATGACTCAATATCAGCActctaaatctttttttttatttttaagtagttcaaaatgataaataacaaaatatcactTGATGTCGCTATCTTACCCTTAAATAGACAACTCTAAGTCTTTTTATCTCTAAATAATCTGATATAATAGATGATAAAGTATCACTTAATATCATAATCTTACCCATAAATGGAAAAAATCACATAGATTCAAGTTTGTATAATTAGCCTTGAACCCCTGTATAACCTTGGACGCCAAGGTAATAAATATTCTCCAAGCGAGGAAActtctcttcctctttttcAAGCCTTGCTCTAGAAACGCACACGGCAACACAAGtttcaaaaactctttttttcttttttttttcataagtaCTTATTTTATAGGTATTCCAAGTACCCAATCCTAACCTTCTACGCCTTCTAgcctaatatatatatcacaGTCTCGGGAAGCACTAGTTTTGGGAAGGGCAAAATCTTTATGAAATATTTAGCAACCTCATCGATCACAAGTAAAGACCCTCgagctaaaaaaaatgaaggaaagatTGGAacattttaactaatttaatgATCCATCAATGATTCCTGGCAATAATCTAGTTTTGGAAGTTTGATTTGGCTATAGattaatttatactatttagtaattgttcaaaaaaaaaacaaaaacaaaaaaaagcaaaatgaaagctttatatttataagaaaaaaaaccctctaaTTTGGGATGGATGAATGacataatttcttaaatattagaGCGTTTTAGATTTGACTCAAAATGTTCAGTATAGATcttgttgatgatttttataaacgatataagaagaaaaaaaagtaaattgggAAAATATTGAAACTGTTGTAGTCTTGTTTTTCCCCTTAtcttttcaattattaattctagAAGCCGTAAATTAATCATATGAAGATTTATATCGTGTCATGATCTGTTCacatgcattttgaaaatttcctctCCTCAATTGCGTCCTCAAATCAAGGATTCAATAGCTaccctaaaaaagaagaaagggagaGAGGCCACATTggttaattatttgaaataatcaCAGGAGAAATCCTGCTCAATCACCAAACTTTTAAGAGGGGGAAATGAACTGAGCCAACCATCTTGCAATTTGGTCGGAGGTAATTGTGATCTTTACTTTATTTTCTAAGATAAgtatgaaaacaagaaaaacaaaccctttttttttcttttttctctttgataGCTTTGGAAGTTTGAATCTTAAAAACAAGGTTTTAGTTAAATTACATATGAAAAACAGatcaaattctttattttttttttcttttgagatgAATGATCGTTCTCTTATTTAGAACCATTCATTGTGCCTCGACATGGTTAGATGCTGGGGTTTTGGATAATACACAGCACAAAAATATAATCTTCACATCCACAATCCATGCAACACATCCATGGCGATACGTCTGTATATGGTTACTCTAGTTTTTTCTATGTGTGATATCCATGTAAAGACGATAAGACATTGATCATGACGGGATTGACAAGGCAGCAAGGAGAACAAATGTTAAAAGAGGACGTTCCATTTCAAAGCAAATGCTTGAATATAGACCACTTAATTTGGTACTAAGCTCAAACTCGGGGCTAAGTTAaccaaagaagaagaattttaaaaaaaattacaagacgctctctttttttttttggtacgtGAGTTTCCTTtcaaatcaaggaaaaaaactaagattgcCCATTGATTCAAAAGCCATTAACCATCAATTCCTaccttatatataataataaaaaaaactaaaaagagaaaaataaataaaaaaataaggatatattattgttattttttttattttatagaatgaGAGGGAAAATAAGATAAAACGTAGTTGTGGGGAAAAGCTGGCGAGAGGAGCATGGGgccataaataaaatgaataatacaaaaacaacctACACGTTACCCCCTTTATCCAACACCGTTGATTTTCTCAACATCTCTtcacatttattattttctttctagaaaaaaaaaaaaaaaacaacaacaacagcagcagcaatggTAAAAAGACAACGTTACTGTTATCAAGGTCGgttattttgtcttttaaaaaaaaaaagaataaagcaaaaatgaaaataaaatgtttaaatgTCTATAAGGAGTGCAAATAAATTAATAGCATCGGTGTTGGTGATAGCAAACACGAGACTCCGCTTGAAGAAAAGCCACCTCACGCgaagaagaggagagaaagCAAAGGCAAAgccaacaaaacaaagaaagagcgAGCAGAATAAGGTGTCTTTCTCTTGGACTGATTCGTTTCAAtcgcatctctctctctctctctctctctctctccatcttCTTACCTTACACAtcgaaagagagagagacagggGAAAGAAAGGATATAAAacacaagaagaaaaacaaagctAGCGAGCAAGGCAAAGAAAGCAAagcaaaaccaagaaaaagatgATGAGAAGATAATTACTATTAGCTAGCTAGTGTGTGATGGTTTCTAGTTTTGGTTGTGGTGGAGGCCTCTTCCTCTTCACAGTAGACATCATTATATTTCTTGATTCATTTCAttgattctctttctctttctgttttttttttttttttttttaatttccttttcttgattcttTCCTCTCTCTAAAAAATACTGGGAACTATTTGTTGTTGGACTAGTACGATTTCATGTCTCATTCCTTTTCCTCTCATTGAAGAGTCCGCCTTGGCTCGAGGGGCATCTTTTCATGCTTCTTATGTGCTAGCGTTTATTGTTCATCCCATTTGCTCcatacctctctctctctctcttgctttctctctctatcCCACCTTTCTTTGCCTTCTATACATATTCACCAACTCTTACATACATATTTATAGATATACAACTTATTCATCTCTCCCCCTCCCTCTCAAGTCTCAACCTTTACATATCTAGTTGTTATCTATTGATAATCTATAATGGCTGTCCAAGCTCAATATCCTTCTAATGCCCTCCTTCTAAACAGGTATTTTGGGTTctttaaaaattcttaatttctttctctctgCTCTCTGCATTTCCAAGTTTTCCTCTGATTAACCTCCCcctctttcatttcctttttgtatAAAGAAACGGTCAAGACGGTCACGATTATTCATTGCAACCACAGCCTGGAGGATATCTTGATCAATCCCATATGTTACTCAACAATGGAGGTAATTAGCCAAGTCCCCTTAACCAATACTTTGATTATAATGAGATTCTTAATTTTGGATACCAACATTGATTGGAAATCCATGcaagatttatatatttataaaatctgaTAACATTAAATTTGAAGCAGGTGACAACAATCCACGCAAGAGAGGAAGAACAGCGCCAACAGCTACTACTACAACGACAACAATCAATAAATTATGTATGCAACCTCAAACTCAGCCTCAGCCTCTGTCAACAACTCAGTTAGTAGACCTATCTCAACTCCACAATCATCGAAGTTATCATCCTCAACCAAATCCAAATGTCGTGTCTACTGGCCTTCGTTTATCTTTTGGCGACCAACACCACCAACAACAACAGAATCATCATTACCAACAGCAGAATTTTGGCACTGGTACATGTCAATCCTCTGCCTTGTTATCAATATCAGAAGATTTCTCCACCCAAATTAAACGGCAACGAGATGAGATTGATCAATTCCTTCAAGCCCAGGTGCCAAAATTCTCCCTTCTCAATTGTGTTgatctctgtttctttttcttttttttttgtattttttcttatgGTTGTAAGCAAATGAATGAAGATTTCATCTTTATTCAGGGGGAGCAGCTGAGGCGCGCATTAGCAGAGAAAAGACAGCAGCACTACCGTGCGCTGTTAGGCGCAGCGGAGGAATCAATAGCCAGACGATTACGGGAAAGGGAAGCGGAAGTCCAGAGGGCCACGCGCAAAAACGCTGAGTTAGAAGCACGTGCGTCGCAACTCAGCATTGAGGCACAAGTTTGGCAGGCAAAGGCAAGGACCCATGAGGTAGCAGCAACTTCCCTGCAGGCCCAACTGCAGCAGGCTATAATGAACGGGGGAGTGGTGCAGGATAGCAGGAGAGGGGATGATGGAACAGGATGTTCGGGGGGAGTTGAAGGCCAGGGCCAGGCTGAGGATGCTGAGTCGGCTTATGTTGATCCTGACCGGGTCACCGTCGTTCCAGGCCGACCAAGCTGCAAATCGTGTCGGAAACGGATGGCTTCGGTTGTGCTTCTGCCGTGTCGGCATCTTTGTGTCTGTACAGAATGTGACCAAATGGTCCAAGCCTGCCCACTTTGCCTCCATGTTAGAAATTCCAGTGTTGAAGTATTTCTGTGTTAACGAGGACCAAGCCCAACGCAGATTATTCAGGCCCATGATAAATGCCCAGCCCACGTGTGGGCCCACggtaaagagagaagaaaaaaaaaaacaggaggaAAAGTAATGCTCACTGAACataataaattacaatttatttctctttttgtgtgtgttttttgggtatattaaaataacccaGGTTATCTTTTTTGGTTGCCCCGCCCCCCCTTGGAGTGAAGCACCTGGAGGCAATTCAAACCatatattaattcttttatttagtaTAAGCTAAGCTTATATTAGCTGCATTTCTCTCTTTCGATAGAACTGTAACAGTGGTGATTTTATTGGTGACATTTGCTAGTTCAGTAATCCAGTGCCTGTTTGCATGTATCATTCctcacttaataatttattaaaataatatttttattttttaaaaatttattttttatattaatatatcaaaataatctaaaatcattaaaaaaaaatattggcatTGGTATCATAAACaagatttcaaaataatttataaggaatgagaaaaaaacatcGGCATCGACATCATTTAATATCAACTATTTAAAGATGATATTTGCATccaataaaatgaattgaaaactatataaaccgataaatcatggaaaaagctattaatattaatgaaagatgAAAGCAAAATGTTGATCTTCTTGTAAGAAGTAAAGGATAAATCAACATGTAAACATTTGACCTTATGTTGTGAAgcgttttttggtttttttttttttttgggggggggatAAAGAGAATTcttgagaaataaatttttttagtctaaattctctttttatttcacaaaaatatattttttttattagttgaatggtttattaaataaaaaatgaaagccatttaaaaatattcagaaAACTTCTTcttgagaaataaattttttttagtctaaattctctttttatttcacaaaaatatattttttttattagttgcatggtttattaaataaaaaatgaaagccatttaaaaatattcagaaAAATTCTATAACAACTCTAAATTTTAAACACAATTACAACATGTGTgtgtacacacacacatgttGTAATTGtgttacacacacacatattgtGTTTAAAATTTAGGGTTGTATAAGTTTAAtgagtaaataataataacaatattacaTATATCATTAATTCTATTATTGTttacatatcaaaattaatcCCAAAATTACATTGTAATgtagattaactatttaagaTTACATCTTTATATTCTAAATCAAAAGATTTTCTAAGATCATCTATTACTATACACAGCGTTGTGATGtacctaaaaatttatataacatatattataaataaaccacataattaattcatgtaatttatatagctTTACCTATTTTTATTAAGTTCAACGATACATTTTCAACTATTAAACACGATTTTAAATACCTTTTTCAATCCAAGCC
This genomic interval from Populus alba chromosome 1, ASM523922v2, whole genome shotgun sequence contains the following:
- the LOC118039092 gene encoding E3 ubiquitin-protein ligase BOI, yielding MAVQAQYPSNALLLNRNGQDGHDYSLQPQPGGYLDQSHMLLNNGGDNNPRKRGRTAPTATTTTTTINKLCMQPQTQPQPLSTTQLVDLSQLHNHRSYHPQPNPNVVSTGLRLSFGDQHHQQQQNHHYQQQNFGTGTCQSSALLSISEDFSTQIKRQRDEIDQFLQAQGEQLRRALAEKRQQHYRALLGAAEESIARRLREREAEVQRATRKNAELEARASQLSIEAQVWQAKARTHEVAATSLQAQLQQAIMNGGVVQDSRRGDDGTGCSGGVEGQGQAEDAESAYVDPDRVTVVPGRPSCKSCRKRMASVVLLPCRHLCVCTECDQMVQACPLCLHVRNSSVEVFLC